The Naumovozyma dairenensis CBS 421 chromosome 1, complete genome genome includes a region encoding these proteins:
- the RBH1 gene encoding Rbh1p (similar to Saccharomyces cerevisiae YJL181W and YJR030C; ancestral locus Anc_1.157) has product MMSKIDAIRKKEADHIIRLKQLHSYCQEFCNSDTGSKLDPLMKCYEQLNKVVHSLDIIISKHDSIYDTLHNNTNFVGLLNWFFNDTELLNEYNNILLELSKLILHPELIIFRSTPYSSLLKSTFGTYSYLKNTAENEPFDSSRLLSVIEAFEYQFQSRYTIANKSIIKLDKVHDLLSFSSTLIPSPLTDFNSFKRRTFFKLDLRKCKYHDTLVEVLQLTNGQLAVFKINSGELPFSSNLSVNLLQELCNDNFKLLDLGKKLLFSTLKQGDFEIINYLKSGIEIQTSTGNNTVLKLTCLDVVQWETYWKSIFEKLFGPESSIIDNYGNKKALSPSKIYSNPISNTLLHKKNHADSNADGNAGFKSKLGKLEGLKTNNNTTIGIAINIPTRPLLPTNNYSTASLPKSNKGFSLHRSKPLQSPLSSLTDLVNETTSAFSSSEYIAAENKNETNQNHTSLSHKESETSLKTIESLTCKELIDLDRSMMIGMSPSSKLSPSIEEYNFVSNDFTLNRVPSITEHNVEESDLESIMSESENVDTSSTFNPSADVYKPTLTRKTSNSILSLFKSRNKKNLTIDTSSNFSSTSLFDPETPTPSSAKEIRFCSTVQDSFNISSYIDINDYSSIFELEQIKISCWNSQFWEQISKSPLQLTFLSSRIKKEAFLLIHKENQLDESHLLSHLDMDITASMATAQDIQIRIPSKNLITSILKDREPILTIRSSETERLLNVLNHCRKGDLPTSLTASTTLRTLSTTTSSLMTSRVSRSVTLQSDLTDLGSENGKSIRSQLLLSTIKVKLHHRDDEGLWRMKLLGHADIYSQELNNIPLGIKISLTAVSKQGDSEDVVVFDSALNDIKRLGRTGILFNKTQFGDRLLEFTNRLVTEEVYRLILPL; this is encoded by the coding sequence ATGATGTCAAAAATTGATGCTATTCGAAAGAAAGAAGCAGATCATATAATACGACTAAAGCAACTGCATTCTTATTGTCAAGAATTTTGTAACAGTGATACTGGTTCGAAGTTAGACCCATTGATGAAATGTTATgaacaattaaataaagtCGTCCACTCCCTagatatcatcatctcTAAGCATGATTCCATATATGATACTTtacataataataccaatttTGTGGGACTATTAAATTGGTTCTTCAATGATactgaattattaaatgaatataataacattCTATTAGAGCTCTCCAAACTCATTTTACATCCAGAATTAATCATCTTCAGGTCTACTCCATATTCTTCACTTCTTAAATCAACATTTGGTACatattcttatttaaaaaatactGCTGAAAATGAACCATTTGACTCATCTCGATTACTGTCAGTAATAGAAGCATTTGAATATCAATTCCAATCACGCTATACAATTGCTAATAAAagtataataaaattggaTAAAGTTCATGACTTATTATCATTCTCTTCTACGTTAATACCCTCTCCACTCActgatttcaattctttcaaaagaCGTACCTTTTTTAAACTGGATTTAAGGAAATGTAAGTATCATGACACCTTAGTGGAAGTATTACAATTGACCAACGGCCAATTAGCcgttttcaaaataaattcaGGTGAATTACCCTTCTCGTCTAATTTATCTGTCAACTTATTGCAAGAATTatgtaatgataatttcaaaCTATTGGATTTAGGCAAAAAGTTATTATTCTCAACTTTGAAACAAGgtgattttgaaataataaattactTGAAGTCGGGAATAGAAATACAAACATCAACTGGTAATAACACAGTATTGAAATTAACTTGTCTTGATGTGGTTCAATGGGAAACATATTGGAAatcaatatttgaaaaattatttggtCCAGAGTCATCAATTATTGACAACTATGGCAATAAAAAAGCTTTATCACCTTCGAAAATTTACAGTAATCCAATATCGAATACGTTAttacataaaaaaaatcatgCGGATTCTAATGCTGATGGTAATGCTGgtttcaaatcaaaattagGGAAATTGGAAGGattaaaaacaaataataatacaacaaTAGGTATTGCTATAAATATTCCAACACGTCCATTACTCCCCACAAATAATTATTCTACAGCTAGTCTACCGAAATCGAATAAAGGATTTTCTTTACATAGGTCTAAACCATTACAAAGTCCATTGTCTTCATTAACTGACTTGGTCAATGAAACAACTTCAGCGTTCTCCTCTTCAGAATACATTGCTGCTGAGAATAAAAACGAAACTAATCAGAACCATACTTCATTAAGCCATAAAGAATCAGAAACGTCTTTGAAAACTATAGAATCATTGACTTGTAAAGAGCTAATCGATTTGGATAGAAGCATGATGATAGGAATGTCTCCTTCGTCAAAATTATCACCCAGTATAGAAGAATATAACTTTGTCTCTAATGACTTTACTTTAAATCGCGTACCATCTATAACAGAACATAACGTTGAAGAAAGTGATTTGGAAAGCATAATGTCCGAATCAGAAAATGTAGATACTTCTAGTACATTCAATCCATCAGCTGACGTTTACAAGCCAACTTTAACTCGAAAAACCTCTAATTCAATCTTAAGTTTATTTAAGTCCagaaataagaaaaatttgaCAATAGATACCTCTTCCAATTTTAGTTCTACTTCGTTATTTGATCCAGAAACACCAACTCCATCATCTGCAAAGGAAATCCGTTTTTGTTCCACTGTACAAGATTCCTtcaatatatcatcatATATCGATATAAATGACTATTCGTCCATTTTTGAACTTGAGcaaattaaaatatcatgTTGGAATAGTCAATTTTGGGAACAAATTTCTAAATCACCGCTCCAATTGACTTTCTTATCATCCAGAATTAAAAAGGAGGCCTTCCTATTGATACATAAGGAAAATCAATTGGATGAAAGTCATCTACTATCTCATCTGGATATGGATATAACTGCATCAATGGCCACCGCACaagatattcaaatcaGAATCCCATCCAAAAATCTTATAACGTCAATCTTGAAGGATAGAGAACCTATTTTAACAATTCGTTCTTCTGAGACCGAAAGATTATTAAACGTACTGAATCATTGTAGGAAAGGTGATCTTCCGACAAGCTTGACAGCATCCACTACCTTAAGAACATTATCCACGACTACTTCTTCCTTGATGACTTCACGTGTGTCAAGATCTGTGACGTTACAATCAGACTTAACTGATTTGGGGTCTGAAAATGGCAAATCCATAAGGTCTCAATTGTTATTATCTACGATAAAAGTTAAATTACATCATCGCGATGATGAAGGCCTTTGGAGGATGAAATTATTAGGTCATGCTGACATTTATTCACAAGAGTTGAATAATATCCCTCTGGGAATTAAGATCAGTTTGACTGCAGTATCTAAGCAAGGAGACTCTGAAGATGTAGTTGTATTCGATTCTGCGttaaatgatattaaaaGATTGGGGAGAACAGGTATATTGTTCAATAAGACGCAATTTGGGGATAGATTGTTAGAATTTACAAATAGATTAGTCACAGAGGAAGTTTATAGACTGATCCTCCCCTTATGA
- the FEN2 gene encoding Fen2p (similar to Saccharomyces cerevisiae FEN2 (YCR028C); ancestral locus Anc_1.155), which translates to MIKEPVSSVGTDLECMSKDTKDASTKPIKKWFLLLKIDIFVLSFVCLQYWINYVDRVGFTNAYVSGMKEDLNMKGDDLNITTTCFTIGYIIGMLPHNLILLVVPPRLWLSFCTFAWGLLTLGMFKVNSFKQACAIRFFQALFESCTFSGTHLILGSWYKDNELPIRSAIFTSSGLVGSMFSGFMQVSIHDNLNGRQGLEGWRWLFIIDFCITVPIAIYGLIFFPGVPDNTSRASRFSMTKYIFSEQELRYARRRLPARDESTKLDWSIFTRVLKRWHWWLFSFVWVLGGENLSFASNSTFALWLKQQGYSLSNRNNYPSGIFAVGVVSSVVSAIYLSKLQKARHWHVAVFISIVMCVVSIMIRSNPLSPKVMFTAQYLGGIGYAGQAVFFAWANTVCHDDLQERAIVLASMNMFSGAVNAWWSLLFYTASMVPYFEKGCYALIATSVSTGIVSVYIRHLHIRELNNKKLLPYIDANDMLASDEEDDDDGEEEQEGAVLEEREEGQTFSIGDFEPEQTRVINIIPSSKI; encoded by the coding sequence ATGATTAAGGAACCTGTAAGCTCAGTAGGTACTGACCTAGAATGCATGTCGAAGGACACAAAAGATGCATCAACGAAGCCAATTAAAAAGTGGTTCTTGCTTCTAAAAATCGACATTTTCGTCCTCTCATTCGTTTGTCTCCAATACTGGATCAATTATGTTGATCGTGTGGGTTTTACTAACGCATATGTATCAGGTATGAAAGAAgatttgaatatgaaaggtgatgatttgaatataaCGACGACTTGTTTCACAATAGGGTATATTATTGGTATGTTGCCTCATAATTTGATCCTTTTGGTTGTGCCACCAAGGTTATGGTTAAGTTTTTGTACGTTTGCATGGGGGTTACTTACACTTGGGATGTTTAAAGTGAATTCTTTCAAGCAAGCTTGTGCTATTAGGTTTTTCCAAGCTTTGTTTGAAAGTTGTACCTTTTCAGGTACTCATTTAATTTTAGGTTCATGGTATAAGGACAATGAGTTACCCATTAGAAGTGCAATATTCACAAGTAGTGGGTTGGTTGGTTCAATGTTTAGTGGTTTTATGCAAGTTAGTATACatgataatttaaatgGACGCCAAGGTTTGGAAGGTTGGAGATGGTTGttcattattgatttttgtATTACTGTACCGATTGCCATTTATGGATTGATCTTCTTCCCTGGTGTTCCAGATAACACCAGCAGAGCTAGTAGATTTTCTATGACGAAATATATCTTCAGCGAGCAAGAATTACGTTATGCAAGGAGAAGATTACCAGCAAGAGATGAAAGTACTAAATTAGATTGGTCAATTTTCACAAGAGTATTGAAAAGATGGCATTGGTGGTTATTTTCCTTCGTATGGGTTCTTGGCGGCGAGAATTTAAGTTTCGCATCGAATTCCACGTTTGCTTTATGGTTAAAGCAACAAGGATATTCATTATCCAATAGAAATAATTATCCATCGGGGATTTTCGCAGTCGGAGTTGTATCTAGCGTTGTTTCTGCCATATATTTGAGTAAACTCCAGAAAGCCAGACATTGGCATGTTGCTGTTTTCATATCTATCGTGATGTGTGTTGTTTCCATCATGATACGTTCCAACCCACTATCGCCAAAAGTCATGTTTACTGCCCAATATCTTGGTGGCATTGGTTATGCTGGTCAAGCAGTATTCTTTGCATGGGCAAATACAGTGTGTCATGATGATCTTCAAGAACGTGCTATTGTGTTAGCATCTATGAATATGTTTTCTGGTGCAGTAAACGCCTGGTGGTCATTGTTATTCTACACCGCCTCTATGGTTCCATACTTTGAAAAGGGTTGTTATGCACTAATTGCAACATCGGTCAGTACAGGTATCGTATCCGTTTATATAAGACATCTCCACATACGAGAACtcaataataagaaattgCTTCCCTACATTGATGCGAATGATATGCTAGCAAGCGATGAGGAAGACGACGATGATGGTGAAGAAGAGCAAGAGGGTGCTGTTttagaagaaagagaagaaggTCAAACATTCAGTATCGGGGATTTTGAACCAGAACAAACCCGagttattaatatcatccCATCATCCaagatttaa